The following are encoded together in the Glycine max cultivar Williams 82 chromosome 8, Glycine_max_v4.0, whole genome shotgun sequence genome:
- the LOC100780181 gene encoding L-type lectin-domain containing receptor kinase IX.1, protein MAWWRNSLQNPTLLFCYATRTIFILQIIPLANSLSFDYPNFKNGDVKWEGDASILKGAIQVTSNTMDQNNNYSVGRVTSYKKMLLWDMNTGKLADFTTKFSFVVFSGKSYYGDGMAFFLADPNLPLLKNIREGGGLGLVDGKQVLNSTQPFVAVEFDTFHNKWDPQGGTHVGLNFNSMRSNITKQWLTDIQIWNVYNCSIEYNSSTLNLSVSFTTYNNVSKPVEEYISYKVDLRDYLPGKVILGFSAATGKLYEVHTLRSWSFNSSLQSDENTNEIKPVAAPPTSNPDSENEHKIGLWVGIGIGVGLVLGLLGLICALLWKRSREKKGELVFDLNMADEFPKGTGPKSFCYNELVSATNKFAEKLGQGGFGGVYKGYLKDLKSYVAIKRISKESRQGMKEYVTEVKVISQLRHRNLVQLIGWCHRKNDFLLIYEFMPNGSLDSHLYGVKSFLTWTVRYNIALGLASALLYLQEEWEQCVIHRDIKSSNIMLDSCFNAKLGDFGLARLVDHEKGSQTTRIAGTRGYIAPEYFTSGKATKESDIYSFGVVLLEIASGRKPVELEAEEGQITVVEWVWKLYGLGRFLEAADPKLCGEFDENQMERLVIVGLWCVHPDYSFRPSIRQVIQVLKFESALPILPEMMPVPTYLPPTIKALFSSVSSSFWGRS, encoded by the coding sequence ATGGCTTGGTGGCGCAATAGTCTTCAAAATCCAACTCTTCTTTTCTGTTATGCAACAAGAACCATTTTCATCCTCCAAATAATCCCTCTTGCAAACTCACTATCATTTGATTACCCGAACTTTAAGAATGGTGATGTAAAATGGGAAGGTGATGCTTCTATTCTAAAAGGAGCCATCCAAGTCACATCCAACACCATGGACCAAAATAACAATTACAGTGTTGGGAGAGTCACAAGTTATAAGAAAATGCTCCTCTGGGATATGAACACTGGAAAGCTTGCTGATTTCACTACTAAATTTTCCTTTGTTGTTTTTTCAGGGAAAAGTTACTATGGAGATGGAATGGCATTTTTCCTTGCTGATCCTAATCTCCCACTTCTGAAGAATATTAGAGAAGGAGGTGGTCTTGGCCTTGTGGATGGCAAACAAGTGCTGAATTCAACTCAACCATTTGTAGCAGTGGAGTTTGACACCTTCCACAATAAATGGGACCCTCAAGGTGGCACTCATGTAGGTCTGAATTTCAACTCTATGAGGTCTAACATAACTAAGCAATGGTTGACAGATATTCAAATATGGAATGTTTATAATTGCAGCATTGAGTACAACTCAAGCACTCTTAATTTGAGCGTTTCGTTCACTACGTACAATAATGTTAGTAAACCAGTTGAGGAATACATATCTTACAAGGTTGATTTGAGAGATTACTTGCCGGGGAAGGTTATTCTTGGTTTCTCAGCCGCAACTGGAAAATTGTATGAGGTGCATACACTGAGATCATGGTCATTTAATTCAAGTCTACAGAGTGATGAGAACACAAATGAGATAAAACCAGTAGCAGCACCACCAACTTCAAATcctgattctgaaaatgaaCACAAGATAGGATTGTGGGTGGGGATTGGAATTGGTGTAGGCTTGGTTCTGGGTCTTTTAGGGCTGATTTGTGCTTTATTGTGGAAAAGGAGTAGAGAGAAAAAAGGAGAGTTAGTTTTTGATCTCAATATGGCTGACGAATTCCCAAAGGGCACTGGACCTAAGAGCTTTTGCTATAATGAGCTAGTAAGTGCTACAAACAAATTTGCAGAGAAGCTGGGGCAAGGAGGTTTTGGTGGTGTGTATAAAGGTTACTTGAAAGACTTAAAGTCCTATGTTGCTATCAAGAGGATATCAAAAGAGTCTAGACAGGGAATGAAGGAATATGTGACTGAAGTGAAGGTCATAAGCCAATTGAGACATAGAAATTTAGTACAACTCATTGGTTGGTGTCATAGGAAGAATGACTTTCTCCTCATATATGAGTTCATGCCAAATGGAAGCTTAGATTCTCATCTATACGGTGTGAAAAGCTTCTTAACATGGACAGTGAGGTATAACATAGCTTTGGGCTTGGCTTCAGCATTGCTTTACCTACAAGAAGAGTGGGAGCAGTGTGTGATTCACAGGGATATTAAATCAAGCAACATTATGTTGGATTCATGTTTCAATGCTAAACTTGGTGATTTTGGTTTGGCTAGGCTGGTGGATCATGAGAAAGGGTCGCAAACCACGCGTATAGCCGGGACGAGGGGCTATATTGCGCCTGAATATTTCACTTCAGGAAAGGCTACTAAGGAATCTGATATATACAGCTTTGGGGTTGTGTTATTGGAGATAGCCAGTGGAAGAAAACCTGTTGAACTAGAAGCTGAGGAGGGTCAAATAACTGTAGTTGAGTGGGTTTGGAAGCTCTATGGATTGGGAAGGTTCCTTGAAGCAGCTGACCCTAAGTTATGTGGAGAATTTGATGAAAACCAAATGGAACGTTTAGTGATTGTTGGCCTTTGGTGTGTTCATCCAGATTATTCATTCAGACCATCTATAAGGCAAGTGATTCAGGTGCTTAAATTTGAGTCTGCTTTACCTATTCTCCCTGAAATGATGCCTGTGCCAACCTACCTTCCTCCAACAATAAAAGcacttttttcttctgtttCATCTTCCTTTTGGGGTAGAAGTTAG
- the LOC102662553 gene encoding anti-H(O) lectin 1, whose protein sequence is MVSAAPKAMVVPLSNLNFPYHHFLVMLLSIFFLLIIPYASALSFNFTSFDPNDKSIIYEGSANPVAPTIQLTRNQMDKNMIGSIGRATYCQPMHLWDKATGNLTDFTIHFSFVIDSRNRSKYGDGMAFFLAPAGLKIPNATKGGSLGLTLDNQRLNSTDNPFVAVEFDIYKNPYDPPGEHVGIDINSLRSVANVTWLADIKEVKLNEAWISYNSSSLNLSVVLNVFNNDTDHTIQQQYLSAKVDRRLYLPELVTFGFSAATGNATAIHSVNSWILAQLWQHKKT, encoded by the coding sequence ATGGTCTCAGCAGCACCAAAAGCAATGGTTGTCCCGTTATCCAATCTTAATTTCCCCTATCATCACTTCTTAGTGATGTTGTTATCCATTTTCTTCCTCTTGATTATCCCATATGCTTCCGCTTTGTCCTTTAACTTCACTAGTTTTGATCCTAATGACAAGAGCATAATATATGAAGGATCAGCAAACCCTGTAGCACCAACTATCCAACTCACAAGAAACCAAATGGACAAAAACATGATTGGAAGCATAGGTAGAGCCACATATTGCCAACCTATGCACCTGTGGGACAAAGCCACAGGGAATCTGACAGATTTCACTATCCATTTCTCCTTCGTCATAGATTCACGTAACCGAAGTAAATATGGAGATGGGATGGCATTCTTCCTTGCCCCTGCTGGTTTAAAGATTCCTAATGCCACTAAAGGAGGTTCTTTGGGTCTGACACTTGATAACCAACGATTAAACTCCACTGACAATCCATTTGTTGCTGTGGAGTTTGATATCTATAAGAATCCCTATGATCCACCCGGTGAACATGTTGGAATCGACATCAACTCTTTGAGATCTGTTGCTAATGTAACATGGTTGGCTGATATCAAGGAAGTAAAACTCAACGAGGCTTGGATCAGTTACAACTCTAGTTCGTTAAATTTGAGTGTTGTGCTCAATGTTTTTAACAATGATACTGATCATACCATTCAGCAGCAATATCTATCTGCCAAAGTTGATCGGAGACTTTATTTACCAGAATTGGTTACTTTTGGCTTCTCAGCTGCCACGGGAAATGCAACTGCTATACATAGTGTCAATTCATGGATTTTAGCTCAGCTTTGGCAGCACAAGAAAACATAA